A window of the Mucilaginibacter sp. cycad4 genome harbors these coding sequences:
- a CDS encoding RNA polymerase sigma-70 factor — translation MSTYSTLSDHELVHLLQNGDKDAFAEIYARFFGLLYVHAYRKLGDEDEASDLIQELFASLWEKQPSLRVSENLSSYLYTSVRNRVLNLIERRKVNQRYMCSLADYSETDHKYADEKLRESELRQMIEKEINSLPEQMRIIFQMSRHEYLSYKEIGERLEMSEQAVKSVMKRTLKVLRQRLGLFVFLMIFFHLV, via the coding sequence TTGTCGACGTATAGCACCCTTTCCGATCACGAATTAGTTCATTTACTACAAAATGGCGACAAAGATGCATTTGCCGAAATCTATGCCCGGTTCTTTGGGCTTTTGTATGTTCATGCCTATCGTAAGCTTGGAGACGAAGACGAAGCAAGTGACCTGATCCAAGAGCTCTTTGCCAGTCTATGGGAAAAACAACCTTCTCTAAGGGTTTCGGAAAATCTATCGTCTTATCTATACACCTCAGTGCGCAACAGGGTACTTAATCTTATTGAGCGCCGGAAGGTCAACCAGCGGTACATGTGTTCCCTTGCTGATTACTCCGAAACTGATCACAAATATGCAGATGAGAAACTACGGGAAAGCGAATTGCGACAGATGATAGAAAAAGAAATAAATTCATTACCTGAACAAATGCGCATTATTTTTCAGATGAGCCGACACGAATATCTTAGTTATAAAGAGATCGGTGAACGCCTCGAAATGTCGGAACAAGCCGTCAAATCGGTCATGAAACGCACTTTAAAAGTCTTGCGCCAACGGCTTGGCCTGTTTGTCTTTCTAATGATTTTCTTTCACCTGGTGTGA
- a CDS encoding FecR domain-containing protein, giving the protein MKESDAKKLLRKYNAGIATEDERSIVEGWYNSSEFFAPAPDNNSIEAANKRVWKRIDAKNSSPIKLLARIAAAASVLVMLSTGGYFLYQSGSSKESLTQASIVKPGHAQATLILANGQHIILSPKLKGNLATQGKVVLQAKGINGIAYSVNAKTSSPEIFNKLVTGRGEQSPFPITLSDGTKVWLNAESSLVFPVQFKGKERIVKLEGEGYFEVCHDKLHPFKVISRNQVTEDIGTKFNMNAYKDEPVITTTLLEGAVKINNNLIINPDEQSNLDQSGAIIVKRTDAEAAIAWKNGKFIFQSENLHAVMRKLVRWYNIEVIYQGDVFQKNITGSVSRFDDISKTLNKISFASGVHFKVEGRRITVIN; this is encoded by the coding sequence ATGAAAGAAAGCGACGCAAAGAAACTTCTTAGAAAATATAATGCCGGGATAGCGACCGAAGACGAACGTTCGATCGTTGAAGGGTGGTACAATAGCTCTGAATTTTTCGCTCCTGCACCGGATAATAACTCGATAGAAGCAGCGAACAAAAGGGTATGGAAAAGGATCGATGCTAAAAATAGTTCCCCGATCAAATTATTGGCCAGGATCGCCGCGGCCGCGTCCGTGCTGGTTATGTTATCCACCGGTGGATATTTCCTTTACCAGAGTGGTTCATCAAAAGAATCATTAACACAAGCAAGCATCGTCAAGCCCGGGCATGCTCAGGCCACACTCATCTTAGCGAATGGCCAGCATATCATCCTCTCCCCAAAACTTAAAGGCAATCTAGCAACACAAGGCAAAGTGGTGCTCCAGGCTAAGGGTATTAACGGTATCGCTTATTCCGTCAATGCTAAAACCAGTTCACCTGAAATATTTAACAAACTGGTCACAGGTCGGGGCGAGCAGTCGCCGTTCCCCATAACCTTATCTGACGGAACCAAAGTATGGTTAAATGCAGAATCTTCTTTGGTTTTTCCCGTGCAATTTAAAGGCAAAGAGCGAATTGTAAAATTAGAGGGGGAAGGTTACTTCGAGGTATGCCATGATAAATTACACCCATTCAAAGTCATTTCAAGAAATCAGGTTACTGAAGATATCGGCACAAAATTCAATATGAATGCTTACAAGGATGAGCCGGTTATCACGACAACTTTATTAGAAGGGGCTGTAAAGATCAATAACAACCTTATCATAAATCCTGACGAACAATCGAACCTTGATCAATCAGGAGCAATAATAGTTAAACGCACCGATGCTGAAGCTGCTATTGCCTGGAAAAATGGAAAATTCATTTTTCAAAGCGAGAATTTACACGCGGTAATGCGTAAGCTGGTCAGGTGGTATAATATCGAGGTGATCTACCAGGGAGATGTATTCCAAAAAAACATTACCGGTTCAGTGAGCAGGTTTGATGATATATCGAAAACCCTAAATAAAATAAGTTTTGCATCCGGCGTACATTTTAAAGTTGAAGGAAGGAGGATAACCGTGATCAACTAA
- a CDS encoding SusC/RagA family TonB-linked outer membrane protein produces the protein MKISDLSRCGPPAAFSAQLLRVMKITTFLLITFLINVSAASRAQITLVGKKITLQNALNQIRKQSGYDVIFTEQDVARAHPFDISLRNVSLQKALSICFAGQPLDYAVQDNTVMIKGKTDQTPAVNASSRQVWINVHGRVLNDKGEPLSGATIKTKGVSLATLTDTDGRFYLSNVNADAVLTISYVGYASKELMAKQVDDHITLQLSSTKLDEVKVTTAYGIERNKKELGYSVATVSGAEINKANSGNILNGIIGKISGLNIDVQNSAMTPQIKVLLRGIRSFGENSNNSPLFVLNGAPLSFGSDNEAASRVADFINNLNPSDVEDVTVLKGANGTALYGPEGVNGVIIITTKKGKSGETAINFRTNLSFNKLDFSHLNRQDIFGLGNDINFSGGQVASNWGPAYDGRIVSIGYPDEKGNYQKVPYIPRDDYKKFFNVAQNQRYNLSLASGERNSSFYLGLGYLDQKGLLPGDKNKQATVLLSTSRKINSALNVLFNVNYSRTDVNKSLQDVTAEVLTMPTFIPLLDYKDYVNSHWAQPDNYWNFISPYQRLAIAREKKQNNSVAGNITVNLKIAQWLSAKNVIGINYADIISKKTSTGLKFANYARVNAQKYVDIDPHVQDEMLSYSSINNDFLLSGLHTTGDFVIRWNIGSTLRQNYNKGLFTDASLVVPVYNLAFVKNTIKGEEGTTLQRSISALGTTSLGYKDKIFLEFTGRNEWDSRRAEIARGKDLYISANSSILLKKIIPYLAEQDWLSAMQLRSSLSSTANMNIEPQQSERILSLVLPYPYTTNSSSGALLGFGGAPPSNSSTLLGYGFTIVNPNPNIKPEKVFSQEYGINVGLLKNRVQIDASYYHQVNDGVILQVANSWLSGYPTFDNAGKFQNTGWEFDLNFNPLVDFGDFKVGLKGYLAINNNKVLKVSSIYNGRFQTSDPTSGVTYYASVGHSAYEFAIYDWIRDPQGRVVVDASTGLPSVDYQNPKAEGRTLPIYTGSLNLNVSWKRFNLSALANYSGGNDHLFNTQNIASGADPLTLLNNREKFVFPNSVIQDRPGHYIPNTNVAVSNIGQDLFTRFSNVTRHGLTNAAYWKIREVALQYELPVSGKFIKGLSISIYGRDLFSFYPSSNIHGDPTQVNGPAAKNNNTSITAIGGRTTSSVSNTSGAGSDPNTLPGSRLFGIAVGANF, from the coding sequence ATGAAAATAAGTGACTTATCCAGATGCGGTCCGCCTGCTGCATTTTCCGCTCAATTGCTGAGAGTAATGAAAATAACAACATTCCTGCTGATCACTTTCCTTATCAACGTCAGTGCCGCCAGCCGCGCACAAATTACATTGGTTGGTAAGAAGATAACATTGCAAAACGCCTTAAATCAAATTCGCAAACAAAGTGGATATGATGTCATATTTACCGAACAGGATGTAGCGAGGGCACATCCATTCGACATAAGCCTGCGAAATGTCTCTCTGCAAAAGGCTTTATCAATTTGTTTTGCGGGGCAACCTTTAGATTATGCGGTTCAGGATAACACAGTAATGATCAAGGGTAAAACAGATCAGACTCCCGCTGTAAACGCGAGTTCTCGGCAAGTTTGGATTAACGTCCACGGTCGGGTATTAAATGATAAAGGTGAGCCGTTAAGCGGAGCGACCATCAAAACCAAAGGCGTTAGCTTAGCAACGTTAACGGATACTGACGGAAGGTTTTATCTTTCCAATGTCAATGCCGATGCCGTTTTAACTATTTCCTATGTCGGTTATGCCTCAAAAGAACTTATGGCTAAACAGGTGGACGACCACATTACACTTCAGCTTTCATCAACAAAATTAGATGAAGTGAAGGTAACGACCGCTTATGGGATAGAGCGAAATAAAAAAGAACTGGGTTATTCCGTGGCCACAGTTTCCGGTGCTGAAATAAACAAAGCCAATAGCGGAAACATTTTGAACGGCATCATCGGTAAGATCTCGGGGCTTAATATTGATGTTCAAAACTCCGCTATGACTCCACAGATCAAAGTGCTTCTGCGCGGCATCCGTTCATTTGGCGAAAACAGCAATAACTCACCGCTTTTTGTTTTAAATGGGGCCCCGCTATCTTTTGGATCAGATAATGAAGCTGCCAGCCGGGTAGCTGATTTCATCAATAATCTAAATCCATCTGATGTAGAAGATGTTACCGTTCTAAAAGGTGCTAACGGCACCGCGCTATATGGGCCGGAGGGCGTTAACGGCGTGATCATTATCACTACTAAAAAAGGTAAATCAGGCGAAACAGCCATAAATTTCCGCACAAATCTATCTTTTAACAAGCTTGATTTCAGTCATTTAAACAGACAAGATATTTTTGGCTTGGGAAATGACATTAATTTCAGCGGAGGTCAGGTGGCAAGCAACTGGGGCCCCGCTTACGATGGCAGGATAGTGTCCATCGGGTATCCAGATGAAAAGGGTAATTATCAAAAGGTTCCCTACATCCCACGTGATGATTACAAAAAGTTCTTTAATGTCGCACAAAATCAACGGTATAACCTATCGCTCGCCAGCGGCGAACGGAACAGTTCGTTTTATCTAGGCTTAGGTTACCTAGATCAGAAGGGATTATTGCCCGGAGATAAAAACAAACAGGCTACGGTATTATTATCTACCTCGCGGAAAATTAATTCCGCGCTAAACGTACTCTTTAACGTGAACTATTCACGAACCGACGTAAATAAATCGTTGCAGGATGTCACCGCCGAAGTCCTGACCATGCCAACGTTTATCCCTTTACTAGATTATAAAGATTATGTTAATAGTCATTGGGCGCAACCAGATAATTACTGGAACTTTATTAGTCCCTATCAGAGATTGGCGATAGCCCGCGAAAAAAAGCAGAATAATTCAGTGGCCGGAAACATTACTGTTAACCTGAAAATTGCCCAATGGTTGTCTGCAAAAAATGTGATTGGAATCAATTATGCAGACATAATAAGTAAAAAAACCTCCACAGGACTGAAGTTCGCGAACTATGCGAGGGTCAATGCACAAAAGTACGTCGACATTGATCCACATGTCCAGGATGAAATGCTCAGCTATAGCTCCATAAATAATGATTTCCTTTTAAGTGGTTTGCATACCACTGGAGATTTTGTCATTCGTTGGAATATCGGAAGCACATTAAGACAAAATTATAATAAAGGGCTTTTTACAGATGCTTCTCTCGTTGTACCTGTCTACAATCTTGCTTTTGTCAAAAACACGATAAAAGGGGAAGAAGGAACGACATTACAACGAAGTATCTCCGCACTCGGTACTACGTCGTTGGGCTATAAGGATAAAATATTTCTGGAATTTACAGGAAGAAACGAGTGGGACTCGAGGCGGGCTGAAATCGCAAGAGGTAAAGATTTGTATATCAGCGCCAATTCATCTATCCTCCTGAAAAAAATAATTCCTTATCTGGCCGAGCAAGATTGGCTGTCAGCAATGCAGCTACGATCATCCCTATCAAGTACAGCCAATATGAATATTGAGCCTCAGCAAAGTGAACGCATATTATCGCTGGTTCTTCCTTATCCATATACCACAAATTCTTCTTCCGGTGCGTTGCTTGGATTTGGAGGAGCTCCCCCCTCGAACTCATCAACATTGCTTGGCTACGGATTTACGATCGTCAACCCTAATCCGAATATAAAGCCCGAAAAAGTATTTTCACAGGAATATGGTATTAACGTCGGCTTACTTAAAAACAGGGTACAAATTGACGCGTCTTATTACCATCAGGTAAACGACGGTGTGATATTGCAAGTTGCGAATTCCTGGCTAAGCGGCTACCCAACTTTTGACAACGCAGGAAAATTTCAAAATACCGGTTGGGAATTTGACCTTAACTTTAATCCACTTGTTGACTTTGGGGATTTTAAGGTAGGGCTAAAAGGATACCTGGCGATCAATAACAACAAAGTACTCAAGGTATCAAGCATATATAATGGCAGGTTCCAAACGTCTGACCCTACCAGCGGCGTTACTTACTATGCCAGCGTTGGCCACAGTGCTTACGAATTTGCTATTTACGATTGGATCAGGGACCCCCAGGGTAGAGTGGTTGTTGATGCAAGCACCGGCTTACCTTCGGTTGACTATCAAAATCCGAAAGCAGAGGGCCGTACCTTACCGATTTATACAGGCTCTTTAAACTTAAATGTTTCGTGGAAAAGGTTCAACCTCTCAGCACTTGCAAACTACTCCGGCGGAAATGACCATTTGTTCAATACCCAGAACATTGCCAGCGGCGCTGATCCGCTTACGTTATTAAATAATCGAGAGAAATTCGTATTCCCAAATTCGGTCATACAGGATCGCCCAGGCCACTATATACCCAATACAAATGTCGCTGTTTCCAATATCGGACAAGATCTATTTACCAGGTTTTCGAATGTTACCAGGCATGGTTTAACCAACGCGGCTTACTGGAAGATAAGAGAAGTAGCATTACAATACGAACTGCCAGTCAGCGGGAAATTCATCAAGGGCTTATCCATAAGCATTTATGGGAGGGATTTATTCTCGTTTTATCCCTCGTCGAACATACATGGAGACCCTACGCAAGTTAATGGCCCCGCAGCTAAGAACAATAACACTTCTATCACAGCAATCGGTGGACGTACAACATCTAGTGTAAGCAATACATCAGGTGCCGGTTCCGACCCAAATACGCTTCCGGGTTCAAGGCTTTTTGGGATTGCGGTAGGTGCCAATTTTTAA
- a CDS encoding SusD/RagB family nutrient-binding outer membrane lipoprotein, which produces MIHKSIRLLILFISLSLIITQFGCKKYLDVNYNPRELTDSSATPEVILPPIMNQVALETDDFDNLNMWMGYWSPTLVSPGQPFLTYNNVETSRTPPAEIIYLDQKSERLGQYFYQGISKVMRALTWSMAVDEINNMPYSEAYNSTILFPKYDSGQSIYEDLMNQLTTASSLIKNAEIAKNTNITNADIVFHGDRLKWLQFINTVKLRLLIHQANLPGRESYISQQIAIIKNESSGFLTVDAAENPGYGVNNKVSVYYGLYSSSNTLGGFRGGDVLNGVSSINFAHANVYAMNLLKANDDPRLGFYYSTIDAPIPAGAAEPFPQPGNQNFRGSQLGLVINSVQYPYQNYANLSAVGGSRNTGVTTPFSSGIIKGNDMSNWILTSIESRFLQAEAIYRGWLPGSAEDAYKDAVRETFRWLNVGQNSLITAASDAAFNQWYDLEVSKANPQVSWADAPDKYKLIMFQKYLGLNGIAPLETWTDYRRNGRFPDVPLSVDPSRVSNTLPIRLLYPHGEYQRNPVNVNAQGQINMFTGKIWWMPN; this is translated from the coding sequence ATGATACATAAATCTATCCGCTTATTGATTTTATTCATATCATTAAGTCTAATAATCACCCAGTTTGGGTGTAAAAAATACCTAGATGTAAACTATAATCCGCGAGAATTAACAGATAGTTCTGCGACGCCCGAAGTTATACTGCCGCCAATCATGAATCAGGTCGCTCTTGAGACTGATGACTTTGACAATCTTAACATGTGGATGGGGTATTGGAGCCCGACATTAGTTTCGCCAGGACAGCCATTTCTAACGTATAACAACGTGGAAACATCGCGCACCCCACCAGCGGAAATTATCTACCTGGATCAAAAATCAGAAAGGCTTGGTCAATATTTTTATCAGGGAATATCTAAGGTAATGAGAGCGCTAACCTGGAGTATGGCAGTTGACGAAATAAACAATATGCCTTACAGCGAAGCTTATAATTCCACGATACTTTTTCCAAAATATGATTCGGGACAGTCGATATACGAGGATCTAATGAATCAGCTTACGACGGCCAGTTCACTGATCAAAAATGCGGAAATCGCCAAGAACACAAATATTACGAATGCTGACATCGTTTTCCACGGCGACCGACTGAAATGGCTTCAGTTCATTAATACGGTCAAATTGAGGCTGCTGATTCATCAGGCCAATCTCCCAGGACGAGAAAGTTATATTTCGCAGCAGATCGCCATCATTAAAAACGAAAGCTCAGGCTTTCTGACCGTTGACGCTGCCGAAAACCCGGGATACGGTGTTAATAATAAAGTATCTGTTTATTACGGCCTCTATTCAAGCAGCAATACCCTTGGCGGTTTTAGAGGAGGAGATGTGTTAAATGGTGTTTCCAGTATAAACTTCGCGCATGCTAATGTGTATGCGATGAATCTGCTCAAAGCCAACGACGATCCCAGATTAGGGTTCTATTACAGTACCATTGACGCGCCTATTCCGGCGGGAGCAGCAGAACCTTTTCCTCAGCCCGGTAATCAAAATTTCCGCGGGAGTCAATTGGGTTTGGTAATCAATAGTGTTCAGTATCCTTATCAAAATTATGCTAACCTATCAGCAGTCGGAGGTTCACGTAACACAGGGGTAACGACACCATTCTCTTCGGGAATAATTAAGGGCAATGACATGAGCAATTGGATCCTGACCAGCATTGAAAGTCGATTTTTGCAAGCAGAGGCTATTTACCGCGGTTGGCTTCCGGGTTCCGCCGAAGACGCATATAAAGATGCTGTCCGCGAGACTTTCAGATGGTTAAATGTGGGACAAAACAGTTTAATAACAGCCGCGTCCGACGCGGCTTTCAATCAATGGTATGATTTAGAAGTAAGCAAGGCAAACCCGCAAGTGAGCTGGGCGGATGCGCCCGACAAATATAAATTGATCATGTTTCAAAAATACCTTGGATTGAACGGAATAGCCCCGCTTGAAACCTGGACAGATTATCGTCGTAACGGGCGTTTTCCAGATGTTCCTCTCAGTGTCGATCCATCCAGGGTGAGCAATACGCTTCCAATCCGTTTGCTTTACCCTCATGGTGAATATCAAAGAAATCCTGTTAACGTAAATGCGCAAGGTCAAATCAATATGTTCACAGGAAAAATATGGTGGATGCCTAATTAG
- a CDS encoding DUF1735 domain-containing protein, with protein MKIYIPILAIAILFSGCLKSNVKFDYSGIKPVIINPKSNFPARGAFAPPILDSAFGVKTIRIYARYSYQAPPDKDIAVTFAANDSLIAAYNQSQPINYKALPADAYSLIENKIIIKAGTTEGFVPITIIPERFNGIDNYAIAFTIKDGAGTVVADNYKSIVFTLKGH; from the coding sequence ATGAAGATATACATTCCCATACTGGCGATCGCCATCCTATTTTCGGGTTGCCTGAAGAGCAATGTTAAGTTCGACTATTCCGGTATTAAGCCCGTTATTATTAATCCCAAATCTAATTTTCCGGCGAGGGGAGCTTTCGCTCCGCCGATATTGGATAGTGCTTTCGGCGTAAAAACAATTCGTATTTATGCGAGGTATTCTTATCAGGCCCCCCCCGATAAGGATATTGCGGTAACATTTGCCGCGAACGATTCTTTAATAGCCGCATATAACCAGTCACAACCGATTAACTACAAAGCACTCCCTGCAGATGCTTACTCCCTGATAGAGAATAAGATTATTATAAAAGCCGGAACCACAGAGGGTTTTGTTCCAATAACGATAATTCCCGAAAGATTCAACGGCATCGACAACTATGCAATTGCATTTACAATAAAAGATGGTGCCGGCACAGTAGTCGCTGATAATTATAAGAGTATTGTATTCACCCTAAAGGGACATTAA
- a CDS encoding insulinase family protein: MMKSNKWFYTGLLYLVAGLSSAVKAQQLPLDKAVITGKLANGLTYIIRKNDYEKGRAYLSLVNKVGSVLETDNQQGLAHFMEHMNFNGTTHYPHETLVNFLQKAGVRFGADLNAVTSFDETIYQLPLPIDQPGMLKDGLQVLRDWAQGALLDGKEIDQERGVILEEKRQRAGVSSRINEKVFPILANNSRYSSRMPIGLEQVLKGFNHDTLRSFFRDWYRPDLQAVIVVGDVDVNQTKRMIEQLFGDLKNPSKEKIRTDYKIPLNGQKRFLAVTDDEQPQTTLQIIFKYPHHKLISKSDFKFHIVNDLFNQMLGYRLQDIGTENSGNYNSASAQYSPFIGDLDAFQANITVNDDKLGDGIKAFWSVISEINGQGFKESEFEMAKANYQAAIQAALKEANKNPSQSYAQEYTRLFLDNEASPGIEEESKLTNELLKTISNNDIKTFATEITSGKDRDVIITAPSTLKAKLPSEQQVDSWLTEAAKSNAKVNSSQVVSQGASISSAQEIAGGKVIAKSSIPELNVTLLTLSNGLKVILKPTEFKNDQVLFTGIGNGGSSVLPDQDFLSASLAPGIVMQSGLGNSTPAQLRAELNGKQIFVVPAIEERAAKISGSTSVTDLEIALRTIRLYMTSPRKDEQVFKAFKDKLKANLIASQNSPQKAYFDTLSAVLSNHNPRSKSISSEDIDKLDLDKCINTYKDRFSDASAFTFTFVGNFQPETITPLLEKYLGSLPATNRGEQALDLNNQIPKGVIQRTVYAGIENMTTVQLFLDGDYEYNPVNNMRLQALNDILNFRLLERLREKEGGVYSPRISISLKHSPKQQYAFSINFTCAPENSLSLIAAVWDEITKLKNNGPSKDDLLKSVKENKVQNSRSKMTNEYWLTNLSFKYQENLDPKSVLTYQTMLDELTTEQIQKDAQTYLNEKNYVRVLLMPVALKP, encoded by the coding sequence ATGATGAAATCAAATAAATGGTTTTATACGGGGTTGCTTTACCTGGTTGCAGGATTGAGCAGCGCTGTCAAAGCTCAGCAATTGCCCCTGGACAAAGCCGTGATTACCGGCAAACTGGCCAATGGCCTTACTTACATTATAAGAAAAAATGATTACGAAAAAGGCCGTGCATACCTGTCGCTTGTCAATAAGGTGGGTTCTGTACTGGAAACGGATAATCAGCAAGGACTGGCCCACTTTATGGAACACATGAATTTCAACGGCACTACCCACTATCCGCATGAAACATTGGTCAATTTTTTGCAGAAAGCTGGTGTAAGGTTCGGTGCAGATCTCAATGCGGTTACTTCTTTTGACGAAACCATATACCAATTACCGCTACCTATTGACCAGCCGGGAATGTTGAAGGATGGATTACAGGTCCTGCGCGACTGGGCACAGGGAGCATTACTGGACGGTAAGGAAATAGATCAGGAAAGAGGTGTAATATTAGAGGAAAAACGTCAACGCGCAGGAGTCAGCAGCCGTATTAACGAAAAGGTATTTCCTATATTGGCCAATAATTCCAGGTACAGCAGCCGTATGCCTATTGGGCTGGAACAGGTTCTTAAAGGATTCAACCATGATACACTTCGATCTTTTTTCAGAGACTGGTACCGGCCGGATCTTCAGGCCGTAATTGTCGTAGGGGATGTTGATGTCAACCAAACCAAGCGAATGATCGAACAGCTTTTCGGTGACCTTAAAAACCCTTCAAAAGAAAAGATCAGAACCGATTACAAGATTCCTTTAAATGGTCAAAAGCGTTTTTTAGCGGTTACAGATGATGAGCAGCCGCAAACAACTCTTCAAATTATTTTCAAATACCCTCATCATAAGCTGATCAGTAAAAGCGACTTCAAGTTCCATATAGTTAATGACCTGTTTAATCAAATGCTTGGTTATAGATTGCAGGATATAGGTACGGAGAATTCAGGTAACTATAATTCGGCATCGGCTCAATACAGCCCATTTATTGGTGACCTGGATGCCTTTCAGGCCAACATAACCGTTAATGACGACAAGCTCGGCGATGGAATAAAAGCATTTTGGTCGGTTATCAGTGAGATAAACGGGCAGGGCTTCAAAGAGTCAGAGTTTGAAATGGCTAAAGCAAATTATCAGGCAGCTATTCAGGCCGCACTTAAAGAGGCTAATAAGAACCCATCCCAATCTTATGCACAGGAATATACTAGACTCTTTTTGGATAATGAGGCTAGTCCGGGTATTGAAGAAGAGAGCAAATTAACAAATGAACTCTTAAAAACCATTAGTAATAACGATATCAAAACGTTTGCAACTGAAATTACAAGCGGAAAAGATCGTGATGTCATTATTACTGCGCCTTCAACACTAAAGGCAAAACTGCCCAGTGAGCAGCAGGTGGATTCCTGGCTAACTGAAGCCGCCAAGAGTAACGCAAAAGTTAATTCTTCGCAGGTTGTTAGTCAAGGCGCTTCCATATCTTCTGCACAGGAAATTGCAGGAGGTAAAGTGATCGCGAAAAGCAGTATACCGGAATTGAATGTTACATTACTTACTTTGAGCAACGGACTCAAGGTTATATTAAAACCAACTGAATTCAAGAACGATCAGGTCCTGTTTACAGGCATTGGAAACGGAGGGAGTTCAGTGTTGCCCGATCAGGATTTTCTTTCCGCCTCTCTCGCCCCTGGTATCGTTATGCAATCGGGGCTGGGCAATTCAACGCCAGCTCAGTTACGGGCTGAACTTAATGGCAAGCAGATATTCGTGGTCCCGGCTATCGAAGAGCGCGCAGCGAAGATTTCCGGTTCTACAAGTGTGACCGATCTGGAAATTGCGCTTAGAACTATCCGCCTTTACATGACTTCTCCTCGGAAGGATGAGCAGGTCTTTAAAGCGTTCAAAGATAAATTAAAGGCAAATCTAATCGCATCACAAAATAGTCCCCAAAAAGCTTATTTTGACACATTGAGCGCCGTTCTTTCTAATCACAATCCAAGGTCTAAATCCATATCATCGGAAGATATCGATAAACTGGACCTAGATAAATGTATCAACACCTATAAAGACAGGTTCAGCGATGCCTCAGCATTTACGTTCACATTTGTAGGAAACTTTCAACCTGAAACAATCACTCCGCTACTGGAAAAATATCTGGGCAGCCTGCCTGCCACTAATCGCGGTGAGCAAGCCCTTGACCTGAATAATCAAATCCCGAAAGGTGTTATTCAACGAACAGTCTACGCCGGGATAGAAAATATGACAACGGTTCAACTCTTCCTTGACGGCGATTATGAGTATAATCCCGTCAATAACATGCGACTTCAGGCGCTGAACGACATTTTGAATTTCAGACTATTGGAGAGATTACGGGAAAAAGAAGGCGGTGTATATTCTCCAAGAATCTCCATAAGCCTCAAACATAGCCCGAAACAACAATATGCCTTTTCAATCAATTTCACCTGCGCGCCCGAAAACTCCTTGTCGTTGATAGCCGCAGTCTGGGACGAGATCACCAAATTGAAAAATAATGGGCCCTCTAAAGATGACCTGTTAAAATCTGTAAAGGAAAACAAAGTCCAGAATAGCAGAAGTAAAATGACGAACGAATATTGGTTGACAAACCTATCATTTAAGTACCAGGAAAACTTAGACCCTAAATCTGTTTTAACTTACCAGACGATGTTGGACGAGCTGACAACAGAGCAGATACAAAAAGATGCACAAACGTATTTAAATGAAAAGAACTATGTCCGGGTACTACTGATGCCTGTGGCATTAAAACCCTAA
- a CDS encoding TetR/AcrR family transcriptional regulator codes for MSRAETTRSYILQKSFDLIYQKGYQATSIDEIIATTQVTKGAFFYHFKNKEEMGLALINELMYPHMIPLLGNHLKKPGDVRTNIYKMMKGLLFENDFFKVEYGCPTVNLIEEMAPQNEAFRKALTRVIVLWQTEIEMAIIKAQEHDLLNKDLVPGKISQYVTASYAGARYMGKMFGKSSYTVFLQEFKRYLNNLN; via the coding sequence ATGTCAAGAGCCGAAACAACCCGCTCATACATATTGCAAAAGTCATTTGACTTGATTTATCAGAAGGGATACCAGGCAACGAGCATCGATGAAATTATCGCCACGACCCAGGTGACCAAGGGGGCCTTTTTCTATCATTTTAAGAATAAAGAAGAGATGGGCCTAGCCTTGATTAACGAACTTATGTATCCGCACATGATCCCGTTGCTAGGCAATCATTTAAAGAAACCGGGAGATGTTCGCACCAATATTTATAAGATGATGAAAGGCCTTTTGTTTGAAAATGATTTTTTCAAAGTTGAGTACGGTTGCCCTACGGTGAACTTGATAGAAGAAATGGCTCCTCAAAATGAAGCTTTTCGAAAAGCGCTGACCCGGGTAATTGTACTATGGCAAACGGAAATTGAGATGGCAATCATCAAAGCTCAGGAACATGATCTATTAAACAAAGACTTGGTCCCCGGAAAGATTTCGCAATATGTTACTGCCAGTTATGCCGGTGCGCGGTATATGGGGAAAATGTTCGGAAAATCATCCTACACTGTGTTTTTGCAGGAGTTTAAAAGGTATTTGAACAATTTAAATTAA